gttattcttaaattgttgcactgtttgcccatgcagtctttcacagagcggtgaacccctccccatctttacttctgagagagtcagtctttctgggatgctctttttatacccaatcatgttactgacctgttgccaattaaccttttttttttttgtagcatgacacaactttttcagtctgttgttgcccctgtcccaacttttttgaaacgtgttgctgacatcaaattaaaaatgagctcatattgttcaaaaaacaataaaaatttctcagtttcaacatttgatatgttgtctttgtactattttcaatgacatatagtgcttccatgatttgcaaatcttcacattctgtttttattcatgttttacacagtgtcccaacttttttggaattggggttgtactttcacCTCGATACAATAAAAGTTACTGCCCATTTTATTTGAGTAGGCAATCTCCCTCATCAAGGTGATCAAGGAGAGGGAGTGGGGTTAATATATTACtgtgcaaaaaataataataaaaccaaaATTCATTTTACATGAAAGGATATTTCTTTATGATTCTTATCTCCAAATACAAGTATATTATTCTTATCCACAAATACAAGTTTTCTTTTGCCGATAACTTACATAACGTTCCATAGCCACATCTGTTTCACTGTCGTTGAAAGGTCCTTCATACATCATATAATTAAAGGAGTGTGTAGCTAAAACTTTGATGAAAATAATTGCACCAACTACAGTCCCCAGTATTGCGATGATAGAAAGCGCAAAACTAATTGTGACctgcaaaggggaaaaaaagttaACTTGAATTAAATTTATAATTAATGAAATTATATTATCATTATGATTATCAATTTATTCAGCTTAAAGCACATTATGCAGTAGCAACAGTAAAACTAGTAGCAAAGTCATGTAGTTTTGAGAGGGAGAAATGAAACTCCAGAGCCATAGACACGTCCTGGAAGTTTAAGTAGTTAAGACTATATCATAAAACTTAAAATTAGAGCACTCACAATCTTTTTTGTGGTGTTGCGTTCTGACTGTATGTAGAGAACGCCACAAATAAAGTACTGCAAAACAGAAAATACACATTAGTAAGAGCTTAAGTACATTACACAGATAAGTGTTCAAACGAATGGTCTTCTACGTAATTACTGCTGCCGAATTTGCAGTCATAAAGAACTTATTTGAGTTCAAGAGGTAACACTCTCAAAGTATTaaatttaaaattatttaaattaaaaGTATAATGCCCAGTAAATTATTTGTAAAGTAGTGGCTCAATGTACAGAATCAGAACAGTACAAAATCACTGTACTGTTCATATATAAGCATGACTATGTAAAGAAGGAAACATTACTGAAGACAAATTCATCATTACATCTACATCATCTCTGAAAACAGTTTATAAAGCACATTTGGGCAGATGTGTTTTACAAACTAGATAACTTTATGGAAAATGTATGGAACATGGTTATACTGTAAGTGCACACCACAGTATTAATGTGGGGTTTTGGTATATAATAGTAACATAATAATATAACACAGCTGCAGTAGTTAAAGTTTTAAATCTGACATTTCACACATAAATTacacaataaaatataaaacagaCTTCTTAAGAGAATTGCAATTAGTGCACAAAACTAATTTTTCAACACAACAGAAAACAGGTTTACTTTTTAGAAATTGGCTTCATTAAAACATCTTCCATCACATTCAAGGGACACACACCTTTGTAGTGATATCAGCTGTATTAGTATAGATTAAAACTAATGAAATAACTCAGACttctattttctcatctcatcatctctagccgctttatccttctacagggttgcaggcaagctggagcctatcccagctgactacgggcgaaaggcagggtacaccctggacaagtcgccaggtcatgacagggctgacacatagacacagacaaccattcacactcacacctacggttaatttagagtcaccagttaacctaacctgcatgtctttggactgtgggggaaaccggagcacccggaggaaacccacgcggagaacatgcaaactccgcacagaaaggccctcgccggccccggggctcgaacccggaccttcttgctgtgaggcgacagcgctaaccactacaccaccgtgccgccgacttcTATTTTATGATAGAAATAGAAATCTAGTTGTAAACTATTTTACAGATTTAATATGAGGAGAATCACTATAGAGTAACAGTTTCAGATATGTTTCTATTCATTGTTTGTACCTGTCTTGTCAACCATGCAAAGAAAAATAATGTATTTACCAAGATGCCTAGCCAAAAGGGACTATAGAGGTCCGCTGATGTTTCCATTGTTTCTCCCTTCAGAGGAATCCCGAACATGAACAGACACAGGCCGAGGAACAACAGCACAATCTTGTACATAAGAAACACAGGAAAACATAATCTAGGACATGTGGGGTATTTTCATTTTAACAGTTTTACAGGTTGTATGATATGAGACAAATAAAACATGGTCATGTAACTGCAAATGTGTAAGAATTCAACCCAGCTCTTATGAAAAAGCTATGATATACtcatgcatctcaaaatattattataaaaaagttcattttttttttgtaatttgattcaaaaaggtgcactttcatatattctatattcgatccatgtaaagtgaaatatttcaagccttttttttttttttttaaatctggttgCCTATGCCATGAAACTAAAATTGGATTGTCCTTGGATCTTTCTTACCAAACAACTCCTGAAACTACTGGATACTAACCCATGGAAAGAGTGTGGCAGTCAGGGATGGAGCAGATTCAAGCCCACTGGTCTCTTCAAGGTGGTCAAAAGAATCAGGGATGTCATATTATCTCGTTACCAAAACACTACCATTTCACATTTGACTCCTCAAACCCATGGTATCAGTTCTTTGTCAGGTCTTATGCATTGAGTCACCCATAACTGATACAAGTTTTTGATAATCGTTTAGCCTGGTTTAGTCTATGTGAAGATCATCTTACCatttatcagtttttgagatggaCTTGCCCTTGTGATTTTTAATAAACACACTGCATTCCATCTGGCTCTCTGTCTCATCCTTAACACCATCATTTTCAGCATTATTTAGCTGAAGAAGCTTGTGAATAAACTCAATTGTAGTATTTTTTTCTGTTCTCAACATTGTGAAAACAATTGACttgcctgattcatcctgatgccctacttctggctggagtctcatcacatcgctcctgtggagga
This Neoarius graeffei isolate fNeoGra1 chromosome 3, fNeoGra1.pri, whole genome shotgun sequence DNA region includes the following protein-coding sequences:
- the si:ch1073-291c23.2 gene encoding membrane-spanning 4-domains subfamily A member 15, which translates into the protein MDTNASSEPMQEIQGPSTQTVGGTKPLHRFLRGEPRTVGIVLLFLGLCLFMFGIPLKGETMETSADLYSPFWLGILYFICGVLYIQSERNTTKKIVTISFALSIIAILGTVVGAIIFIKVLATHSFNYMMYEGPFNDSETDVAMERYTQLYSLEAVFLFHSLVAGVILVAMSVFSRLALRSSHTQMFVVMRYPPSAE